A part of Leptospira yasudae genomic DNA contains:
- a CDS encoding CHRD domain-containing protein — MFKKSYLFALCIIALPFVVYGKGNTKFVASLKDAAQKNVNARGSVDAILDDETSKLKISGSYEYFGSNATEILILTEGNETPLCTFKPPYNATNSPWKDWGSCDLNVNQKKDLNAGKLYILIKSIDREEGQVRGSIVAESKK, encoded by the coding sequence ATGTTTAAGAAAAGCTATTTGTTTGCTCTTTGCATTATAGCTCTCCCTTTTGTCGTTTATGGAAAAGGAAACACGAAATTCGTCGCCTCCCTGAAAGACGCCGCTCAGAAAAACGTGAACGCGCGAGGAAGCGTAGACGCGATCTTGGACGATGAAACAAGCAAGCTCAAGATTTCCGGTTCTTATGAATACTTCGGAAGCAACGCGACTGAAATTCTCATTCTCACCGAAGGAAACGAAACGCCCCTTTGCACGTTCAAACCGCCTTACAATGCGACTAATAGCCCTTGGAAAGATTGGGGTTCTTGCGATCTTAACGTGAATCAAAAGAAGGATCTTAACGCGGGAAAACTCTATATTCTCATCAAATCGATCGACAGAGAAGAAGGGCAGGTTCGAGGTTCGATCGTAGCGGAATCTAAAAAATAA
- a CDS encoding ankyrin repeat domain-containing protein, which translates to MKRIEKPILFLFCVLALSCSAKLNDLIRTRQIEKAISLIQTNENWKQANECETPLELAASLGNTKLVQLLLERGADPNERAIGCKQESVLYIDGTYISTEKFYSANHTPLSKTTSVEVAKLLVQAGADVNRGGYRQDDPQGTGPSIYESPLLNAVLNRKYELSKFLIQNGANIQIFNSITGENEFDLWFTSVGIRSKKDKEFYQFLKSKGLKQLRSLSLSEIAELRSDEKSLFSETYIHIPTKQEIILSEDPTNRRNPMETDLIFSPKDQRYFHSSEFVQKETKQNLYESFLQRRIAQKIPPKS; encoded by the coding sequence AGCCGATTCTATTTTTATTCTGCGTCCTTGCGCTTTCCTGTTCGGCAAAGCTCAACGATCTCATCCGAACCCGGCAGATCGAAAAGGCGATCTCCCTAATTCAAACGAACGAGAATTGGAAACAAGCAAACGAATGCGAAACTCCTTTGGAATTGGCCGCGTCCTTGGGGAATACCAAACTTGTACAACTACTTTTAGAAAGAGGTGCGGATCCGAACGAAAGAGCAATAGGCTGCAAACAAGAATCGGTCTTGTATATCGACGGAACCTACATTTCGACGGAAAAGTTTTATTCCGCTAATCACACCCCGCTGAGTAAAACGACGAGCGTAGAAGTCGCCAAACTTTTGGTTCAAGCGGGAGCGGACGTCAATCGGGGAGGGTATCGCCAAGACGATCCTCAAGGAACAGGACCTTCTATCTATGAATCGCCCTTGCTAAACGCGGTTTTGAACCGCAAATATGAACTTTCCAAATTTCTGATCCAAAATGGAGCGAATATCCAGATCTTTAATTCGATCACGGGAGAAAATGAATTCGATCTTTGGTTTACGAGCGTGGGAATTCGAAGTAAAAAAGACAAAGAGTTCTATCAGTTTCTGAAATCGAAAGGCCTCAAACAACTGCGATCCTTATCCCTAAGCGAGATCGCCGAACTACGGTCAGACGAAAAAAGCCTATTTTCCGAAACGTACATTCATATTCCAACGAAACAAGAAATCATTCTCAGCGAAGATCCGACAAATCGTCGAAATCCGATGGAAACAGATCTGATTTTTTCTCCAAAGGATCAAAGATACTTTCACAGCTCGGAGTTCGTTCAAAAAGAAACGAAACAAAATCTTTACGAGTCGTTCTTACAAAGAAGAATCGCGCAAAAAATTCCCCCTAAATCTTAA